A DNA window from Cupriavidus taiwanensis contains the following coding sequences:
- the merA gene encoding mercury(II) reductase, translated as MTHLKITGMTCDSCAVHVKDALEKVPGVRSAVVSYPKGTAQIAAEPGTSPDALTGAVAGLGYRAMLAEAPPAEKRGSLLDKAFGWLGRGEKSAGEGCGLRIAVIGSGGAAMAAALKAVEQGAEVTLIERGTIGGTCVNVGCVPSKIMIRAAHIAHLRRASPFDGGIQATPPAILRERLLAQQQGRVDELRHAKYEGILASTPAITVLRGEACFQNGHTLSVRLAEGGEREVAFDRCLIATGASPAVPPIPGLKDTPYWTSNEALASNILPKRLAVIGSSVVAVELAQAFARLGSQVTILARSTLFFREDPAIGEAVTAAFRVEDITVLEHTQASQVAYANGEFVLTTGHGEIRADQLLIATGRAPNTRELALEAAGVTVNAQGAIVIDNGMRTTAQHIYAAGDCTDQPQFVYVAAAAGTRAAINMTGGDAALDLSAVPAVVFTDPQVATVGYSEAEAHHDGIETDSRLLTLDNVPRALANFDTRGFIKLVAEAGSDRLIGVQAVAPEAGELIQTAALAIRARMTVQELADHLFPYLTMVEGLKLAAQTFAKDVTQLSCCAG; from the coding sequence ATGACCCACTTGAAGATTACTGGAATGACCTGCGACTCGTGCGCCGTCCACGTCAAGGATGCCTTGGAGAAGGTGCCGGGCGTGCGGTCTGCGGTCGTGTCCTACCCGAAGGGGACGGCGCAAATCGCCGCCGAACCCGGCACGTCGCCAGATGCGCTGACTGGCGCCGTGGCCGGACTCGGCTACCGGGCCATGCTCGCCGAGGCCCCGCCGGCGGAAAAGCGCGGCAGCCTGCTCGACAAGGCGTTCGGCTGGCTGGGCCGCGGTGAGAAATCCGCAGGCGAAGGCTGCGGGCTTCGCATCGCCGTCATCGGCAGCGGCGGCGCCGCGATGGCGGCGGCCCTCAAGGCCGTCGAGCAAGGCGCCGAGGTGACCCTGATCGAGCGCGGCACCATCGGCGGCACCTGCGTCAACGTTGGCTGTGTGCCGTCCAAGATCATGATCCGCGCGGCCCACATTGCCCATCTACGCCGCGCAAGCCCGTTCGACGGGGGCATCCAGGCCACGCCACCGGCGATCCTGCGCGAGCGCCTGCTCGCCCAGCAGCAGGGGCGTGTCGATGAGCTGCGCCACGCCAAGTACGAGGGCATCCTCGCGAGCACGCCGGCCATCACGGTGCTGCGCGGCGAGGCCTGCTTCCAGAACGGACACACCTTGAGCGTGCGCCTGGCCGAAGGCGGCGAGCGCGAGGTGGCGTTTGACCGCTGCCTGATCGCTACTGGTGCCAGTCCGGCTGTGCCGCCGATCCCCGGTCTGAAGGACACCCCGTACTGGACCTCGAACGAGGCGCTGGCCAGCAACATCCTTCCTAAGCGGCTGGCCGTGATCGGCTCGTCGGTGGTGGCCGTGGAGCTGGCGCAGGCCTTCGCCCGGCTCGGCAGTCAGGTCACGATCCTGGCCCGCAGCACGCTGTTCTTCCGCGAGGATCCGGCCATCGGCGAGGCCGTCACGGCCGCCTTCCGTGTCGAGGACATCACGGTGCTGGAACACACGCAGGCCAGCCAAGTGGCCTACGCGAACGGCGAATTCGTGCTCACTACCGGGCACGGCGAAATCCGCGCCGACCAGTTGCTGATCGCCACCGGCCGCGCGCCGAACACGCGTGAGCTGGCACTGGAGGCGGCGGGGGTGACGGTCAACGCGCAGGGCGCCATCGTCATCGACAACGGCATGCGAACCACCGCGCAACACATCTACGCCGCCGGCGACTGCACCGACCAGCCGCAGTTCGTTTACGTGGCCGCGGCGGCCGGCACCCGCGCGGCGATTAATATGACCGGAGGCGATGCCGCGCTTGATCTGAGCGCCGTGCCGGCGGTCGTGTTCACCGACCCGCAGGTCGCCACCGTGGGCTACAGCGAGGCGGAAGCGCACCACGACGGCATCGAGACCGATAGCCGCCTGCTCACGCTCGACAATGTGCCGCGCGCGTTGGCCAACTTCGACACGCGCGGCTTCATCAAGCTGGTTGCCGAGGCAGGATCGGACCGCCTGATCGGCGTGCAGGCGGTGGCGCCTGAAGCGGGTGAGCTGATCCAGACGGCGGCGCTGGCGATCCGGGCGCGGATGACCGTGCAAGAGCTGGCCGACCACTTGTTCCCATACCTGACGATGGTCGAGGGGCTGAAGCTCGCGGCGCAGACCTTTGCCAAGGACGTCACGCAACTGTCTTGCTGTGCGGGTTGA
- the merP gene encoding mercury resistance system periplasmic binding protein MerP, which yields MKKLFAALALAAVAPAWAAMQAVTLSVPGMTCETCPITVKKALSKVDGVTKTEVSFEKRQAVVTFDDAKTSVQKLTKATEDAGYPSSVKR from the coding sequence ATGAAGAAGCTGTTTGCCGCCCTCGCTCTCGCCGCCGTTGCTCCGGCGTGGGCCGCCATGCAAGCCGTCACGCTGTCCGTGCCGGGCATGACTTGCGAAACCTGCCCGATCACGGTCAAAAAGGCGCTCTCCAAGGTCGACGGCGTGACCAAGACCGAAGTGAGCTTCGAGAAGCGCCAGGCCGTCGTCACCTTCGACGATGCCAAGACCAGCGTGCAGAAACTGACCAAGGCGACCGAGGACGCGGGCTATCCGTCCAGCGTCAAGCGGTAA
- the merC gene encoding organomercurial transporter MerC, with protein sequence MGRITRVTNKAGALGGIVSAMGCASCFPAIAGLGAAIGLGFLSQYEGLFISVLLRVFAGIALLANATAWFSHRQWQRTALGVIGPLLVLTAVYLTVGRRSEALLYVGLSFMVGVSIWDFISPAKRCGAPNACEPPVKRG encoded by the coding sequence ATGGGACGGATCACGCGCGTGACCAACAAGGCAGGGGCGCTCGGCGGTATCGTCTCGGCGATGGGTTGCGCGAGTTGCTTTCCCGCCATCGCCGGCTTGGGCGCGGCTATTGGCCTAGGCTTCCTGAGCCAGTACGAAGGGCTGTTCATTAGCGTTCTGCTGCGGGTGTTCGCTGGTATCGCGCTACTCGCCAATGCGACTGCCTGGTTTAGCCATCGGCAGTGGCAACGGACCGCACTCGGCGTGATCGGCCCACTCCTGGTACTGACGGCGGTGTATTTGACGGTTGGCCGGCGCAGCGAGGCGCTGCTCTATGTCGGCCTGAGTTTCATGGTCGGCGTATCGATCTGGGACTTCATCTCGCCGGCAAAGCGCTGCGGGGCACCGAACGCCTGTGAACCCCCGGTCAAGCGCGGCTGA
- a CDS encoding vitamin K epoxide reductase family protein: MAHSTDTILVVGAGSLLGRAVVARLLQQYRVVALDGEDLAAAFPSALALRIDATREKDMAQAFDAVIAGHGELITSVVYVVSEMEDAPNADGSVQRIAAELDLVGNLQRIIVELLRCAVGQFVLAGTLLVHAPSQPGNPINEASPIDPKSPLRAMMIRAEHLLQHELGAVPRLMLRLAPLYDDLGHNAFLVQQIAASYESSLVARADAHPDTAHVFLHVDDAAAAVAHAVAARGQLPCKLSLVLAEEEAVTPRQLRAAILHALDGPGEAMRPQAGVGARLYSRCQHARNVGDASDPELRCLASDHYEVDSASARERLNWRPERRILETMPRIIAALKQDPVSWYRANRLNTAIIADHHPVVRHGSVTVKGAPEISGSAAKHEHEHEHEHEHEHAQHMRDAHYSLLWAHYLNILLGAWLLTSPFVLGAFDTREFGTLVMQVTAERGLAPPALRMTWLGWSDMASGSLIMGFATLSLSRRFSWAQWGNACVGLWLLFAPLVFWAPSPAVYNNDVIVGGFLIAFAILVPMMPGMSMASMKDQSDLPVGWTYSPSTYLQRLPIIGLALFGFLIARQLTAYQLGHAAAVWEPFFSPDAQKNGTETIITSAVSRSWPIPDGGLGAVSYLLEVLMGAMGGRQRWRTMPWMVAAFGIVVVPLGVVSIYFIIIQPIVIGTWCTLCLIAAGAMTLMIPYTLDELVAMGQFLGQAHRRGEPVLRLFFVGGASPGSQRDRRPGFDSALSDAMASALRGVQWPWTLVACVGVGIALMFTRLLFGTIPPLADSDHLIGALVIVVAVAALAEVARLLRWINVGFGAWLVIAPWVLSGGNSAAAAFGAVAGLALIGLSLPRGWRSREHYGSWVGSFGSGMRRTGGGVAASLTVGQRAFVIGPRLHASCLTII; the protein is encoded by the coding sequence TTGGCACATAGCACGGACACGATTTTGGTAGTGGGGGCAGGATCGCTGCTCGGCCGCGCCGTAGTGGCGCGCCTGTTGCAGCAATACCGTGTGGTCGCGCTCGATGGCGAAGACCTTGCCGCAGCGTTCCCCAGTGCGCTAGCGCTTCGCATCGACGCGACACGTGAAAAAGATATGGCGCAGGCATTCGATGCGGTGATAGCCGGTCACGGCGAGCTTATAACGTCGGTCGTCTATGTGGTCAGCGAGATGGAAGACGCGCCCAATGCGGACGGCAGCGTGCAGCGGATCGCGGCGGAACTCGACCTTGTCGGCAACCTGCAACGCATCATTGTTGAATTGCTGCGGTGCGCGGTGGGTCAATTCGTGCTGGCCGGCACCTTGCTAGTCCATGCCCCGTCGCAACCCGGCAATCCGATCAATGAAGCCTCGCCCATCGATCCCAAATCGCCATTGCGGGCGATGATGATCAGGGCGGAGCACCTGCTCCAGCACGAACTCGGCGCCGTACCGCGGTTGATGCTGCGGCTCGCGCCGCTCTACGACGATCTCGGTCATAACGCTTTCCTGGTGCAGCAGATCGCGGCAAGCTACGAGTCCAGCCTTGTCGCCCGGGCCGACGCACATCCGGACACCGCCCATGTGTTCCTGCACGTCGATGACGCGGCAGCGGCGGTCGCGCACGCTGTCGCAGCGCGCGGCCAGTTGCCTTGCAAGTTGTCGTTAGTGCTTGCCGAGGAGGAGGCAGTGACACCAAGGCAACTGCGGGCAGCAATTTTGCACGCACTGGATGGCCCGGGCGAAGCGATGCGGCCGCAGGCCGGCGTCGGGGCGCGCCTTTACTCACGCTGCCAGCATGCGCGAAATGTCGGTGACGCCTCTGACCCGGAACTGCGATGCCTGGCAAGCGATCATTATGAAGTGGACAGCGCCAGCGCGCGCGAGAGGCTAAATTGGCGGCCTGAGCGCCGAATTCTAGAAACGATGCCTCGCATCATCGCGGCGCTGAAGCAGGACCCGGTCAGTTGGTATCGCGCTAACCGGCTAAACACGGCCATCATCGCCGACCATCACCCCGTGGTGCGACACGGCAGCGTGACCGTCAAGGGCGCGCCGGAAATCAGCGGCTCCGCCGCTAAGCACGAGCACGAGCACGAGCACGAGCACGAGCACGAGCACGCGCAGCATATGCGCGACGCCCATTACAGCCTGTTATGGGCGCATTATCTCAACATCTTGCTTGGTGCCTGGTTACTCACAAGCCCTTTTGTCTTGGGCGCCTTTGATACTCGGGAGTTTGGCACGCTGGTAATGCAAGTGACCGCAGAACGCGGTCTTGCGCCCCCTGCGTTGCGCATGACGTGGCTGGGCTGGAGCGACATGGCCAGCGGCAGCCTGATCATGGGCTTCGCCACATTGTCTCTTTCGCGTCGCTTTTCATGGGCGCAGTGGGGCAACGCCTGTGTCGGGCTCTGGTTGCTGTTCGCGCCACTGGTGTTCTGGGCGCCGTCCCCGGCCGTCTACAACAACGATGTGATCGTCGGCGGCTTCCTCATCGCCTTTGCCATCCTCGTACCCATGATGCCAGGCATGAGCATGGCGTCGATGAAGGACCAGTCCGATCTGCCGGTCGGGTGGACGTACTCGCCGTCCACCTATTTGCAGCGGCTGCCCATTATCGGGCTGGCCCTGTTCGGGTTCCTGATCGCACGCCAGCTCACGGCGTATCAACTCGGCCATGCGGCGGCGGTTTGGGAGCCGTTCTTTTCTCCTGACGCGCAAAAAAACGGGACGGAAACCATTATTACCTCCGCCGTGTCCCGGTCCTGGCCGATTCCGGACGGTGGCCTTGGCGCGGTCAGTTATCTGCTGGAGGTGTTGATGGGCGCGATGGGTGGGCGCCAGCGTTGGCGCACCATGCCTTGGATGGTGGCGGCATTTGGGATCGTCGTCGTGCCCCTTGGCGTGGTGAGCATCTATTTCATCATTATCCAGCCAATCGTGATCGGGACCTGGTGCACGTTGTGCCTGATCGCTGCGGGCGCAATGACGCTGATGATCCCTTATACGTTGGATGAACTGGTTGCAATGGGTCAGTTTCTGGGACAAGCGCATCGGCGCGGCGAGCCGGTACTTCGCCTCTTCTTCGTGGGCGGCGCCTCGCCAGGAAGCCAGCGCGACCGGCGTCCCGGTTTCGATAGCGCATTGTCCGACGCGATGGCGTCGGCGTTGCGTGGTGTGCAATGGCCCTGGACACTGGTTGCGTGTGTCGGAGTTGGCATCGCGCTGATGTTCACGCGCCTGTTGTTTGGCACCATTCCGCCGTTAGCGGACAGCGATCATTTGATCGGTGCGCTCGTAATTGTTGTCGCTGTGGCCGCGCTCGCAGAGGTAGCAAGGTTACTGCGCTGGATCAATGTCGGCTTTGGCGCTTGGTTGGTCATCGCACCGTGGGTGCTCAGCGGCGGAAATTCCGCGGCGGCGGCATTTGGGGCCGTCGCAGGGCTTGCGTTGATCGGATTGAGCCTGCCGCGCGGCTGGCGCAGCCGGGAGCACTATGGTAGCTGGGTCGGCTCATTCGGTAGCGGAATGCGGCGAACTGGCGGCGGAGTCGCCGCCAGTTTGACCGTCGGCCAGCGTGCCTTTGTTATCGGACCTCGCCTTCATGCATCATGCCTAACAATCATCTAG
- the merT gene encoding mercuric ion transporter MerT produces MSRLQAGRRALFAGGIAAILASTCCLGPLLLIALGFSGAWIGNLTALEPYRPLFLGTAVLALFVAWRRVLRPAQVCKPGEACAIPRVRATYKLIFWVVALLVLVALGFPYVMPWFY; encoded by the coding sequence ATGTCACGACTGCAAGCCGGGCGCCGTGCGCTCTTTGCCGGTGGCATCGCCGCAATCCTCGCCTCCACCTGCTGCTTGGGGCCGCTGCTCCTGATCGCGCTCGGTTTCAGCGGGGCCTGGATCGGGAATTTAACGGCGCTGGAGCCATATCGGCCGCTGTTTCTCGGCACCGCAGTGCTGGCTCTGTTCGTCGCCTGGCGGCGCGTTTTACGCCCGGCGCAAGTCTGCAAGCCGGGCGAGGCCTGCGCTATCCCGCGGGTACGCGCCACCTACAAGCTCATTTTCTGGGTCGTCGCCCTGCTGGTTCTGGTTGCGCTCGGCTTTCCCTACGTGATGCCATGGTTCTACTGA
- the merR gene encoding Hg(II)-responsive transcriptional regulator — translation MRSGLESLTIGAFAKAAGVNVETIRFYQRKGLLPEPDKPAGGIRRYGETDVVRVRFMKSAQRLGFSLEEIGELLRLEDGTHCEEASSLAERKLNDVRAKLADLRRMEAVLSELVGACHASQGNVSCPLIAALQAG, via the coding sequence ATGCGGAGCGGATTGGAGAGCCTGACCATCGGCGCCTTCGCCAAGGCGGCTGGTGTCAACGTGGAAACGATCCGGTTCTACCAGCGCAAGGGGCTGCTGCCAGAGCCAGATAAGCCCGCCGGCGGGATTCGTCGCTATGGCGAAACGGATGTGGTCCGGGTGCGCTTCATGAAATCGGCGCAGCGGCTGGGATTCAGTCTGGAAGAAATCGGTGAACTGCTTCGCCTGGAGGACGGCACCCATTGCGAGGAAGCGAGCAGCCTAGCCGAGCGCAAGCTCAATGACGTGCGCGCAAAGCTGGCCGACCTGAGACGCATGGAGGCCGTGCTGTCCGAACTGGTGGGCGCCTGTCATGCCAGCCAGGGTAACGTATCCTGCCCGCTGATCGCAGCGCTGCAAGCGGGATAA